In Acidobacteriota bacterium, the DNA window GTACGCAGGGCTCGGCCACCCGGCCGCGATCGAGCACCTGCTCCAGCTCGGTGTGACGGCGGTGGAATTGATGCCGGTGCACCACTTCGTGCACGACGCGCATCTGCGCGAGCGGAACCTGCGCAACTACTGGGGCTACAACTCCATCGGGTATCTCGCGCCGCACGCCGAGTACTCGTCGAGCGGGCAGGGGGGCCGACAGGTACAGGAATTCAAGGCGATGGTCAAGGAACTGCATCGCGCCGGGATCGAGGTGATCCTCGACGTGGTCTACAACCACACCGCCGAAGGCAACCACATGGGGCCCATGTTGTCCTTCAAGGGGATCGACAACGCCGCGTACTACCGGCTGATGGGGGACAACCCGCGGCACTACACGGACTACACGGGGACGGGCAACAGCCTGAACATGCGCCACCCGCACGTGCTCCAACTCATCATGGACAGCCTGCGCTACTGGGTGTCCGAAATGCACGTCGACGGGTTCCGTTTCGAGCTGGCCGCCGCACTCGCGCGCGAGCTGCACGACGTCGATCGTCTGTCGGCGTTCTTCGATCTCATCCAGCAGGATCCCATTGTCAGCCAGGTCAAGCTGATCGCCGAGCCGTGGGACGTCGGCGAAGGGGGCTACCAGGTGGGCAACTTCCCGCCGCAGTGGTCCGAGTGGAACGGCAAGTATCGCGACACCGTCCGGGACTTCTGGCGCGGCCAGGATCAGACGATGGGGGAGTTCGCGTACCGGTTCACGGGCAGCTCCGACCTGTACGAGCGCACCGGGCGGCGGCCGTTCGCGAGCATCAACTTCGTGACCGCGCACGACGGGTTCACGATGCGCGATCTCGTGTCCTACAACGAGAAGCACAACGAGGCGAACGGCGAGGAGAACCGTGACGGCGAGAGCCACAATCGCTCGTGGGACATGGGCGCCGAAGGGCCGACCGACGATCCGGAGATTACGCGCATGCGCGAGCGGCAGCTCCGCAACTTCCTGGCGACGCTGCTCCTGTCGCAGGGAGTTCCGATGCTGCTCGGCGGTGACGAGATCGGCCGCACGCAGCGAGGCAACAACAACGCGTACTGCCAGGACAACGGGATCTCCTGGTACGACTGGAACGAGGCGGACGGATCGCTCCTCGAGTTCGTCCGATCGCTCGTGCAGTTCCGGCACAAGCACGCGGTGTTCCGCCGCCGCCGCTGGTTCCAGGGGCGCGCGATCCGCGGATCCGAGGTGAGCGACATCGGCTGGTTCACGCCGGGCGGCGAGGAGATGTCCGAAGAGCACTGGCGGCAGGGGTTCGCGAAAAGCCTCGGCGTCTTTCTCAACGGGCAGGCGATTCCGACGCCGAACAGCCGCGGGGAGCGCGTGGTGGACGACAGCTTCTACGTGCTGTTCAACGCGCACTCGGAGCCGATCGATTTCGTCCTGCCGGACGGCGCGTGGGGTCAGCAGTGGACCGTGGTGCTGGACACCAACGAACTGCAGCCTCCGGACGAGGGGCGCACGGATCGCGTCCACGATTCGCTGCAGACGCTCAAAGTCGAGGCGTGGTCGCTGGTGGTTCTGAAGCGGGTGGCGTGAGCTCCTGAGGTCTACCGCAGAACGCGCAGAACACGCAGAAGAACTCAGTGTTGATGACCGAACGGAAGTTGTGGGACCGCCGTTTCACCTTCCGGACTCTGCCAGCTAACCGCTAGACTGATAGCTAGCCCTCGCTAAAAGCGGCGTTGGTCGGATGAACACCATCGAACCCTCGTTCGCTTGACGTCTTGTCCGCACTTGCGCTCCGCTCGCCTCGCCTTTCAATTATTTGGCGCCACCCGAGAGTGCTGACGAAGACGTGGCGAGCCTAAGTTTCGTCAGTTGGAACCAAGTCAGCCTTTGGCTCCGGCAACTCGACAGTTTTCGTGGCGGGGCGGCGTAGTGTTAATCGGTAGTTGCTCTGCGCCCACACAGCGGTCCGCCGACCGTCAGGGCAGTGTGGGGGATCGGTCCCATTTCGCACGATCGCTAAACACAGCCGCAACGTCGAAAGCAAGAAAGCGCCCCACGTCGAAGCCATGGTCCGCAAGGAGACCCGTGTGTGCTGCTTCAATCACGTACGGCAGGGTGAGCGCGAGTCGAGTTGCGTCAGCGAAAAAACGAGGGTCGTCTGGCTGGTGGCAAGCTTCCGCTGTCGCCTGAAGCGAACCGAGGAAAACGCAGTCCGGGCGATTCGGATCGGGCATCGCTTCCAGGACGACTTCATCCTCCTCAGCCTTCGCGTCGAGCCACTTCTTGAAATCCGGCGGCAGCAGATGAAACCCGACAAGATTGCGAATTGCCGCGAGTCTCGCAATCAGGGGACCATTTGGCGAAAGCAATCCTCGGCATTCATCCAGTGATTCGTGCGGCAGTTGACGACCTCTTTCAACGCCGCGCTCCGCGAGCTCCCAGAGGCGCCCCGCGTGGCTCTTGTCGCCGTAGATGATCTTCGCGACCTCCTGGATGTACGAGACGACGAAGATCGACAAGTGCGCGAGGTTCCGCTGATCCACGAGTCCGCGCTGCTCCGGCACTTGCGCATGTTGGGCGAGGACCGTCTGTAAGGCATTCGCGGCTGCGCCGAGCCGGAGGAGCATGATTGTGTCCGCTCCGCCCTTTCTCAGGATTCCCGCCGGCACTTTCATTTGAAACGGCAGCACGACGCGTGGAAGCAGGCGATACTCGCCGTCGCCTGCCGCATCACGGACGACCACCGCTCGTCCATCCGCGTAATTGAATTGGATCGCCAAACCCGGCAAACCCACCGCCATCCCCCGGTGCTCTCCGGCTTGGTCGTGCACGAACTTGCAGACCTGCAGGAAACCCTGAGCGTTCGACGCCATGAAATCGATCGCGCGGCGGC includes these proteins:
- the glgX gene encoding glycogen debranching protein GlgX, whose translation is MQVWPGQPYRLGATYDGSGTNFSVFSEVAERVELCLFDEHGEETRVDLPETTAFCWHGYLPVVGPGQRYGFRVHGAWDPDRGHRCNPSKLLLDPYAKAIEGTIEWSQSVFPYNFSDPDGAPNTDDSAPAMPKAVVIAPYFDWGNDRPPKTGWHRTVVYETHVKGFTMRHQKIPEELRGTYAGLGHPAAIEHLLQLGVTAVELMPVHHFVHDAHLRERNLRNYWGYNSIGYLAPHAEYSSSGQGGRQVQEFKAMVKELHRAGIEVILDVVYNHTAEGNHMGPMLSFKGIDNAAYYRLMGDNPRHYTDYTGTGNSLNMRHPHVLQLIMDSLRYWVSEMHVDGFRFELAAALARELHDVDRLSAFFDLIQQDPIVSQVKLIAEPWDVGEGGYQVGNFPPQWSEWNGKYRDTVRDFWRGQDQTMGEFAYRFTGSSDLYERTGRRPFASINFVTAHDGFTMRDLVSYNEKHNEANGEENRDGESHNRSWDMGAEGPTDDPEITRMRERQLRNFLATLLLSQGVPMLLGGDEIGRTQRGNNNAYCQDNGISWYDWNEADGSLLEFVRSLVQFRHKHAVFRRRRWFQGRAIRGSEVSDIGWFTPGGEEMSEEHWRQGFAKSLGVFLNGQAIPTPNSRGERVVDDSFYVLFNAHSEPIDFVLPDGAWGQQWTVVLDTNELQPPDEGRTDRVHDSLQTLKVEAWSLVVLKRVA